One genomic segment of Helianthus annuus cultivar XRQ/B chromosome 14, HanXRQr2.0-SUNRISE, whole genome shotgun sequence includes these proteins:
- the LOC110907982 gene encoding protein MLO isoform X2 → MKKWKTWEAETTSLQYEFTNDPTRFRLAHETSFVKRHTGLSTKPGIRWLVAFFRQFFGSISKIDYLTIRHGFINKHCGSSSQFDFHKYIKRSMEDDFKEVLGISIPLWIFSIIFLLLNVQGWHVLTYLSFLPLVILLLVGTKLELVIMEMAQQIQDKTTVVRGAPLVEPTNKFFWFNTPQLVLFLIHFILFQNAFQMAFFLWAVYEFGIDSCYHERMVEIGFRVGLGVIVHIMCSYITFPLYALVTQMGSQKKRSIFDEKTSKALKKWQKNAKDRKWLREHGGGGRVVDISNSGIRSPENTPSRGSSPMHLLHNNKHRSSMLESEIDIPPSPRAYLSETEVSDTEGSHHVHDNHPKNLHHEFSFSRP, encoded by the exons ATCCTACGAGATTTAGGTTAGCTCATGAAACCTCCTTCGTCAAACGTCACACTGGTCTTTCTACTAAACCCGGAATTAGATGGTTG GTGGCATTCTTCAGGCAGTTCTTCGGATCGATATCAAAGATTGATTATTTGACAATTCGCCATGGATTTATAAAT AAACATTGTGGTTCAAGTAGCCAATTTGATTTCCATAAGTATATTAAGAGATCCATGGAAGATGACTTCAAGGAAGTGTTGGGTATAAG TATCCCGCTTTGGATATTCTCCATCATTTTTCTACTTCTAAATGTTCAAG GATGGCATGTCCTTACATATCTATCGTTTCTTCCTCTTGTG ATTCTTTTATTGGTGGGTACAAAACTTGAACTAGTGATCATGGAAATGGCTCAACAAATTCAAGATAAGACAACAGTTGTTAGAGGGGCTCCATTGGTAGAGCCCACCAATAAGTTCTTTTGGTTCAACACCCCTCAGTTGGTACTTTTCTTGATCCATTTCATTTTGTTTCAG AATGCCTTTCAAATGGCGTTCTTCTTGTGGGCCGTG TATGAATTCGGGATAGATTCGTGTTACCATGAGAGAATGGTGGAAATTGGTTTTAGAGTTGGATTAGGAGTGATTGTTCATATCATGTGTAGCTACATCACATTCCCTCTTTATGCATTGGTTACACAA ATGGGCTCTCAAAAGAAAAGGTCCATATTTGATGAGAAAACCTCTAAAGCTCTAAAGAAATGGCAAAAGAATGCAAAGGATAGAAAGTGGTTGCGAGAACATGGTGGTGGCGGACGAGTGGTGGATATATCAAATTCGGGCATAAGGAGCCCTGAAAATACGCCAAGTCGTGGTTCGTCTCCGATGCATCTCCTCCACAACAATAAACACCGATCATCCATGTTGGAGAGCGAAATTGACATTCCACCATCTCCAAGAGCATATCTTTCAGAAACCGAAGTCTCTGATACCGAAGGTTCACATCATGTCCACGATAATCATCCGAAGAATCTACATCATGAGTTCTCCTTTTCTAGACCCTAA